A window of the Oceanithermus desulfurans genome harbors these coding sequences:
- a CDS encoding helix-turn-helix domain-containing protein: MNVKLIGEIRRARGLSQGELGRRVGVTRQTLAAWEKGEREPPVAKLALLARELGVPLELFFERPQAEAPALLFRADDPKALSSELRTLLSKKARDYREIEELAGETPVIPEYRPRADYDPDFIEQVAREVRVWLGAEEGPLGDVLHLLEQRGLKVILQSLPAEVSGFSAYDENEVGAVIFINAEHAVERQRFTALHELAHLIFHRQEYNEPKRPARKRDPREKTANHFAAAVLLPPETLKDELRGFEKRWLPLPLLADLRFRYGVSVRTVLLRAAQLKLISQKQMGQQLGWINKRFGQLWEPGEPLPASQTLGRLERLVWKLVLHEQITLSRAAEVLGEPVPELHRRLREWREVPA; this comes from the coding sequence GTGAATGTTAAGTTGATCGGTGAAATCCGCCGGGCCCGGGGCCTTTCCCAGGGGGAGCTCGGCCGCCGGGTGGGGGTCACTCGGCAGACCCTGGCTGCCTGGGAAAAAGGCGAGCGCGAGCCTCCGGTGGCCAAGCTGGCACTCCTGGCGCGCGAACTCGGCGTGCCCCTGGAGCTTTTCTTCGAACGTCCCCAGGCAGAGGCCCCCGCGCTATTGTTCCGCGCCGACGACCCCAAAGCACTCTCCTCCGAGCTGCGTACCTTGCTTAGCAAGAAGGCCAGGGACTATCGGGAGATCGAAGAGCTGGCTGGAGAAACACCGGTCATTCCCGAATACCGCCCCCGGGCCGATTACGACCCGGACTTCATCGAGCAAGTCGCCCGCGAGGTCCGGGTTTGGCTGGGGGCGGAGGAGGGGCCGCTGGGCGACGTGCTGCACTTGCTCGAGCAGCGGGGGCTCAAGGTTATCCTCCAATCGCTACCTGCGGAGGTGTCGGGCTTTTCCGCCTACGACGAGAACGAGGTGGGAGCGGTGATCTTCATCAACGCAGAACATGCCGTTGAACGGCAGCGCTTCACTGCTTTGCACGAGCTCGCACACCTGATCTTTCATCGGCAGGAGTACAACGAGCCCAAGCGCCCCGCCCGGAAACGCGACCCCCGGGAGAAGACGGCGAATCACTTCGCGGCTGCGGTCTTGCTTCCGCCTGAAACGCTAAAAGATGAGCTCAGGGGCTTTGAAAAGCGGTGGCTGCCCCTACCTTTGCTCGCAGACTTGCGTTTTCGTTACGGTGTAAGCGTGCGAACCGTTCTCCTACGGGCGGCCCAGCTTAAGCTGATCTCGCAAAAGCAAATGGGCCAACAACTTGGCTGGATCAACAAGCGTTTCGGGCAGCTTTGGGAACCCGGGGAGCCCTTGCCTGCTTCCCAAACGCTCGGGCGTCTGGAGCGCCTCGTCTGGAAGCTGGTGCTGCACGAGCAAATCACCCTAAGCCGCGCCGCCGAGGTGCTGGGCGAGCCGGTTCCCGAGCTTCACCGGCGGCTTAGGGAGTGGCGGGAGGTCCCCGCTTGA
- the darG gene encoding type II toxin-antitoxin system antitoxin DNA ADP-ribosyl glycohydrolase DarG, with amino-acid sequence MIEYRKGNVLEADVEALVNSVNCVGVMGRGIALQFKQAWPDNFKEYVKACSRKEVQPGKMFVYETGRLTNPRYIINFPTKRHWRSKSRIEDIEAGLQALREEIAKRGIKSLALPPLGSGLGGLDWKEVRPLIENALKDLRGVHIVVYEPLEKEPLPRSVRRGTPPKMTQGRAVLVSLIDRYLQGLLAPSITLLEVHKLMYFAQEAGLPLKLRYVKAPYGPYAENLRHVLKSVDSYFISGYGVGGDQPNKVIELVPGALEDAQRALDSAPDAQERLQRVAELVEGFESPHGLELLATVHWIAIRDKPVDLDELEWRFYEWAPRKKSNFTSRQIRIAASTLANRGWIDDKFISTGPAGHQVGKH; translated from the coding sequence ATGATCGAGTACCGCAAAGGGAACGTCCTTGAAGCGGACGTAGAGGCCCTTGTTAACTCCGTTAATTGCGTAGGGGTCATGGGTCGGGGTATTGCTCTGCAGTTCAAACAAGCCTGGCCCGACAACTTCAAGGAATACGTAAAAGCGTGCAGCCGTAAAGAAGTTCAACCAGGCAAAATGTTCGTTTACGAAACGGGCCGGCTCACCAACCCCCGCTACATTATTAACTTTCCCACCAAAAGGCACTGGCGCAGCAAATCACGGATTGAAGACATCGAAGCAGGGCTACAGGCTCTGCGGGAAGAAATTGCCAAGCGAGGGATCAAATCCTTGGCCCTCCCCCCATTAGGCTCGGGCCTTGGCGGGCTCGATTGGAAAGAAGTGCGCCCCCTAATCGAAAACGCCCTCAAAGATCTCCGAGGCGTTCACATTGTTGTGTACGAACCACTGGAAAAAGAGCCGCTACCGCGAAGCGTTCGACGGGGCACCCCCCCTAAGATGACGCAAGGTCGTGCAGTCCTAGTTAGCCTGATTGATAGGTACTTACAAGGCCTTTTGGCGCCTTCTATTACTTTGCTCGAAGTACACAAACTAATGTACTTTGCCCAAGAAGCAGGCCTGCCCCTCAAGCTTCGTTATGTCAAGGCCCCTTACGGCCCCTATGCGGAGAACCTGCGTCATGTTCTCAAATCTGTAGATTCTTACTTTATAAGCGGCTACGGCGTGGGAGGCGATCAGCCGAACAAAGTCATTGAGCTGGTCCCTGGCGCTCTGGAAGATGCGCAACGCGCCCTGGATTCGGCACCCGATGCCCAAGAGCGCTTGCAACGCGTAGCGGAACTTGTGGAAGGGTTTGAATCGCCCCACGGCCTGGAACTGTTGGCCACCGTTCATTGGATTGCCATCCGCGATAAACCCGTGGACCTCGATGAGTTGGAGTGGCGCTTTTATGAATGGGCACCGCGCAAAAAAAGTAACTTTACATCCCGGCAAATCCGTATTGCAGCGTCCACACTCGCTAACAGAGGGTGGATTGACGATAAGTTCATCTCAACAGGCCCAGCCGGTCACCAAGTCGGCAAGCACTAG
- the darT gene encoding type II toxin-antitoxin system toxin DNA ADP-ribosyl transferase DarT codes for MPQNPKIYHITHVDNLEGILRRGGLISDALMIQKGGPPQAVGMSKIKRRRLEEIEVACYPGTKVGEYVPFYYCPRSIMLYILYKGGHPDIDFTEGQEPIIHLEADLYRAIEWAERKGAKWALSFGNAGAYAVEFGCNPGDFKRLDWDAIAATDFRGVDVKERKQAEFLVYEFFPFELIRRIGVYSEEIRRKVVQTLLQHGQAICLDVRVMKGWYY; via the coding sequence ATGCCCCAGAACCCTAAGATTTACCACATTACTCACGTAGACAACCTTGAAGGCATTCTCAGGCGTGGGGGCTTGATATCGGACGCGCTGATGATCCAGAAAGGAGGGCCTCCGCAAGCCGTCGGCATGTCAAAGATCAAGCGTCGCCGCTTGGAAGAAATCGAGGTGGCGTGCTACCCGGGCACCAAAGTTGGTGAGTACGTGCCATTTTATTACTGCCCCCGTTCAATCATGCTCTATATTCTGTATAAAGGGGGTCACCCGGATATCGATTTCACCGAGGGGCAGGAGCCGATTATTCATTTGGAAGCTGACCTGTATAGAGCGATTGAATGGGCCGAACGCAAAGGCGCCAAGTGGGCCCTCTCTTTCGGCAACGCTGGGGCTTATGCGGTTGAGTTTGGGTGCAACCCAGGTGACTTTAAACGACTCGACTGGGATGCCATTGCCGCCACAGATTTTCGGGGTGTAGACGTGAAGGAGCGCAAGCAGGCCGAGTTCCTGGTTTATGAGTTCTTTCCGTTCGAATTGATTCGTCGAATAGGTGTATACAGCGAAGAGATTCGACGTAAAGTTGTCCAAACCCTCCTTCAGCACGGGCAGGCTATCTGCCTCGATGTTCGGGTCATGAAGGGGTGGTACTATTAG
- a CDS encoding Eco57I restriction-modification methylase domain-containing protein, translating to MSLNFFRVQGGLLTDEFLQELAGPSRRDKPYGYETFGHKSEDAFLARVAGIFDGLRARYRSVANELKQGRLENGELRRRWLLPLFQALDFEPAYQQRHLRLGERGFPISHLGWPGPEGPPPLHLVGAPPDLKPPKRGAKSAHDLLQNYLNHPESPNWGVVSDGRVLRLLGQNFHPRPAFVEVDLIGLFDAGREPALAEFRALYRLFHRSRFYDPLNAYFELARKIGTRDAEALRSGARKAIEELGNAFLNDDLKALLRSPKELETYYQELLSLVYRLVFLLYAESRGLIPNRAAPFAERFREGLSVLALRELSEDDDALEDRAADLFERLLLVFELVREGDPRLGIPTLGGELFDVDRLAMLTGGQRDPASRAALWSRLPHPSNGRLLRALRHLTHAERMRINYRDLGVEELGYIYEGLLGLVPRFDGERFYLTDDPSGRKASGSYYTPKQLVGAVIEESLSPLIEERLACKETSEDKEAALLSIRVLDPAMGSGAFLTGALERLSEALAEVWVESGRYQGLAEALPEARHRVAERCLYGVDLNPMAVELAKLSIWIAAASSDRPLSFLDHHLKVGNSLVGAPPNFYALGIPKSAYAGRKFKDPEAGFKERPAIPREALKGLKLLTGQGLERWRREHAQNGALFDFAAHLPELPEAQTTAADVEAAHRAYNAWQESDAVRKWRAIADYWTAAWFAEPAPAFRLPDHEGLAWLVSQAPRSSLAQLENSTYMNPQTRAQIDVLAHRHRFFHWWLEFPEVFLGPDGRLKMDAGFDAVLGNPPWEQLEFDDRAYFENVRPDIAQAPTMAARKRLIAQLAQEDPALYFEYLRDTIEFAATKNFIHTSERFPLSSYGRLNLAPLFAELARAILGHKSSSGMLVPTGIATDSFNQYFFNEVVDRGELAALLDFENREKLFPAIDSRIKFSIFSLKGPGDPARPARLLFFATRVEHLADERRAFTLAPEEFALLNPNTKTCPTFRTRADAELTKAIYRRVPVLLREAREEAYAPPGQLLMEDLPLAPKTRHVPEENPWGVRFRLMFMMNTDSVLFKTYKELTDQGFTLRGNRFEKDGEVYLPLYEAKMIWQFDHLFATYDPGASKTRDTTPEEHADPAYQPQPRYWVPKAEVEARLEQRDREGQLRWRWERGWFLGFRDITNSTNERTAIFSLVPRVGVGHTAPLLLSEATTYMQLLLLADFDSLVLDYVARQKVGGTHLTFNYLQQFPILPPTAYTPEDLRFLVPRVLELVYTAWDLAPFAQDLWEELADPSAVPPDLAEDIRREISRRFAEHHGVGLEEAGRDPRFAPPGWFAGRAPFPPFGWNEDRRALVRAELDAYYARLYGLNRKQLRYILDPKDLTERELETLVQNDWEEVQDPLDPAAYKARTQQSDFPSETFSALKRKELREYGEYRTRRLVLEAWERLFGGVNRCEPDAPEP from the coding sequence GTGAGCCTCAACTTCTTTCGTGTCCAGGGTGGCCTGCTGACCGACGAGTTCCTGCAAGAGCTGGCCGGACCCTCCCGGCGCGACAAGCCCTACGGTTACGAAACCTTTGGCCACAAAAGCGAAGACGCCTTCCTCGCCCGCGTGGCCGGTATCTTCGACGGGCTGCGCGCGCGTTACCGGAGCGTGGCGAACGAGCTCAAACAGGGCCGGCTCGAAAACGGCGAGCTGCGCCGGCGCTGGCTGCTGCCCCTCTTTCAGGCCCTGGACTTCGAGCCCGCCTACCAGCAGCGCCACCTCCGCCTGGGCGAGCGCGGCTTTCCCATCAGCCACCTTGGCTGGCCCGGCCCCGAAGGCCCGCCGCCGCTGCACCTGGTCGGCGCCCCGCCGGACCTCAAACCCCCCAAACGCGGCGCCAAGAGCGCGCACGACCTGTTGCAAAACTACCTCAACCACCCCGAGAGCCCGAACTGGGGCGTCGTCAGCGACGGCCGGGTGCTGCGGCTTCTGGGGCAGAACTTCCACCCCCGCCCGGCGTTCGTGGAGGTTGACCTCATCGGCCTCTTCGATGCGGGGCGCGAACCGGCGCTCGCCGAGTTTAGGGCCCTTTACCGCCTCTTTCACCGCAGCCGTTTTTACGACCCCCTCAACGCATACTTCGAGCTGGCCCGCAAAATTGGCACCCGCGACGCCGAAGCCCTGCGCAGCGGCGCCCGCAAGGCCATAGAAGAACTGGGTAACGCCTTTTTGAACGACGACCTCAAAGCCCTGCTGCGCTCTCCCAAAGAGCTGGAGACCTACTACCAGGAGCTGCTCAGCTTGGTCTACCGTCTGGTGTTCCTGCTCTACGCCGAGTCCCGCGGCCTTATTCCCAACCGCGCGGCTCCATTTGCCGAGCGCTTTCGGGAGGGCCTTTCGGTACTGGCCCTGCGCGAGCTCTCCGAGGACGACGACGCCCTGGAAGACCGCGCCGCCGACCTGTTCGAGCGGCTGCTGCTCGTCTTCGAGTTGGTCAGAGAGGGGGACCCGCGGCTGGGCATCCCCACTTTGGGCGGCGAGCTCTTCGACGTCGACCGTCTGGCCATGCTCACCGGCGGCCAGCGCGATCCCGCCAGCCGCGCCGCCTTGTGGAGCCGGCTGCCGCACCCGAGCAACGGCCGCCTGCTCAGGGCCCTGCGCCACCTGACCCACGCCGAGCGCATGCGCATCAACTACCGCGACCTGGGCGTGGAAGAACTGGGCTACATCTACGAGGGCCTTCTCGGCCTGGTGCCCCGCTTCGACGGCGAGCGCTTTTATCTGACCGACGACCCCAGCGGACGCAAAGCCTCGGGCAGTTACTACACCCCCAAGCAACTCGTGGGCGCGGTCATCGAAGAAAGCCTGTCGCCGCTCATTGAAGAACGCCTGGCCTGCAAGGAGACCTCCGAAGATAAGGAGGCGGCGTTGCTCTCCATCCGGGTGCTCGACCCGGCCATGGGTTCGGGCGCCTTCCTTACCGGAGCTCTGGAGCGGCTTTCCGAGGCGTTGGCCGAGGTTTGGGTCGAGTCGGGCCGCTACCAGGGCTTGGCCGAGGCCCTGCCCGAAGCGCGCCACCGCGTGGCCGAACGCTGCCTCTACGGCGTCGACCTCAACCCCATGGCGGTGGAGCTGGCCAAGCTTTCCATCTGGATCGCCGCGGCCAGCAGCGACCGCCCGCTTTCGTTCCTCGACCACCACCTCAAGGTGGGCAACTCCCTGGTGGGTGCCCCGCCGAACTTCTACGCCCTCGGCATCCCCAAGAGCGCCTACGCGGGGCGAAAGTTCAAGGACCCCGAGGCCGGCTTCAAGGAGCGCCCCGCCATTCCCCGGGAAGCGCTAAAGGGCCTCAAGCTCCTCACCGGCCAGGGGCTCGAGCGCTGGCGTCGCGAGCACGCCCAAAACGGGGCCCTCTTCGACTTCGCGGCCCACCTCCCCGAGCTCCCCGAGGCGCAGACGACGGCCGCCGACGTCGAGGCCGCCCACAGGGCCTACAATGCCTGGCAAGAAAGCGACGCGGTTAGGAAGTGGCGCGCGATCGCCGACTACTGGACCGCCGCCTGGTTCGCCGAACCCGCCCCCGCCTTCCGCCTCCCCGACCACGAGGGCCTGGCCTGGCTCGTCTCCCAGGCGCCGAGGTCGAGCCTCGCCCAGCTCGAAAACAGCACCTACATGAACCCCCAGACCCGCGCCCAGATCGACGTCCTCGCCCACCGCCACCGCTTCTTCCACTGGTGGCTCGAGTTCCCCGAGGTCTTCTTGGGCCCGGACGGGCGGCTCAAGATGGACGCCGGCTTCGACGCCGTGCTCGGCAACCCGCCCTGGGAGCAATTGGAATTCGACGATCGAGCTTATTTTGAAAACGTAAGGCCAGACATCGCGCAAGCCCCAACAATGGCCGCGCGAAAACGGCTGATTGCGCAGTTGGCGCAGGAAGATCCTGCTCTCTATTTCGAATATTTGCGCGATACAATTGAGTTTGCCGCCACTAAAAACTTCATTCATACATCCGAACGTTTCCCTTTATCGTCCTATGGACGGCTAAACTTAGCACCGCTTTTTGCTGAGCTTGCCAGGGCAATACTTGGGCACAAGAGCAGCTCGGGGATGCTCGTACCTACGGGCATTGCGACGGATTCTTTCAATCAGTATTTCTTTAACGAAGTAGTCGATCGAGGCGAGCTCGCGGCACTTTTGGACTTTGAGAACCGGGAAAAGCTCTTTCCCGCGATCGACAGTCGCATCAAGTTCTCGATCTTCTCCCTCAAAGGGCCCGGCGACCCGGCCCGGCCCGCAAGGCTCCTCTTCTTCGCCACCCGCGTTGAGCACCTCGCCGACGAGCGTCGCGCCTTCACCCTCGCCCCCGAGGAGTTCGCCCTCTTGAACCCCAACACCAAAACCTGCCCCACCTTCCGCACCCGGGCCGACGCCGAGCTCACCAAGGCCATCTACCGCCGCGTCCCCGTCCTCCTCCGCGAGGCGCGGGAGGAAGCCTACGCGCCCCCCGGCCAGCTCCTCATGGAGGACCTGCCGCTCGCGCCCAAGACGCGCCATGTCCCCGAGGAGAACCCCTGGGGCGTGCGCTTTCGCCTCATGTTCATGATGAATACCGATTCGGTACTCTTCAAAACATACAAGGAACTTACCGACCAGGGCTTCACCCTCCGGGGCAACCGCTTCGAGAAGGACGGCGAGGTCTACCTGCCGCTCTACGAGGCGAAGATGATCTGGCAGTTCGACCACCTCTTCGCCACCTACGACCCCGGGGCCAGCAAGACCCGCGACACCACCCCCGAGGAACACGCCGACCCCGCCTACCAGCCCCAGCCCCGCTACTGGGTGCCTAAGGCCGAGGTCGAGGCCCGCTTGGAACAGCGCGACCGCGAGGGACAGCTTCGCTGGCGCTGGGAGCGGGGGTGGTTCCTGGGCTTCCGGGACATCACAAACTCTACCAACGAGCGCACCGCGATCTTCTCGCTGGTGCCGAGGGTGGGGGTAGGACACACAGCTCCCTTATTGCTATCCGAGGCTACTACATACATGCAGTTACTACTATTGGCTGACTTTGATTCGTTGGTCTTAGATTATGTGGCTCGCCAAAAAGTAGGTGGGACACATCTAACGTTCAATTACCTTCAGCAATTCCCCATCCTCCCCCCGACCGCCTACACCCCCGAAGACCTCCGCTTCCTCGTCCCCCGCGTCCTGGAGCTCGTCTACACCGCCTGGGACCTCGCGCCCTTCGCACAGGACCTCTGGGAAGAGCTCGCGGACCCGAGCGCCGTTCCGCCGGACCTAGCTGAGGACATCCGGAGGGAGATCAGTCGCCGCTTCGCCGAGCACCACGGCGTGGGCCTGGAGGAGGCGGGCCGCGATCCCCGCTTCGCCCCGCCCGGCTGGTTTGCGGGCCGGGCCCCCTTCCCGCCCTTCGGCTGGAACGAGGACCGCCGCGCCCTCGTCCGCGCCGAGCTCGACGCCTACTACGCGAGGCTCTACGGCCTAAACCGCAAGCAGCTCCGCTACATCCTAGACCCCAAAGACCTCACCGAGCGCGAGCTCGAAACCTTGGTGCAAAACGACTGGGAAGAGGTCCAAGACCCCCTCGACCCCGCCGCCTACAAGGCCCGTACCCAGCAAAGCGATTTCCCCTCCGAAACCTTTTCCGCCCTCAAGCGCAAGGAACTCCGCGAGTACGGCGAATACCGCACCCGCCGCCTCGTCCTCGAAGCCTGGGAGCGGTTGTTTGGGGGGGTGAACCGGTGTGAGCCCGATGCCCCAGAACCCTAA